Genomic window (Culex pipiens pallens isolate TS chromosome 3, TS_CPP_V2, whole genome shotgun sequence):
taaaatgcatttttaaccctttggacgagcatttacgggaaaactgacaattgcatttgattgctgagagttttttacatttaattcaatcaaaacctcagggtaaattgaatatttcttgagatatcacatttttaagttggaaagtTCTGTATTGCatagcaaatgttttacttaaccatcaattttcaacagtacattgcTTGAGAGCAATGTCCTTCAGGTAAAAACTGGATCCACTAAACATTAACCAAATGGGCTCATATTaccaggctagcttctggggccataaaactagaaaattcctGTTGAAGCGCtcgaaattaaatattttgtcattttcttatatccgtgaaccacgccaagtcctgctaagacgggggttcaaatgcatacatacaatacatacatacatacatacatacaatacatacatacataaattcaattttgggacattcacttgcttccgttaagaaattgaaaaaattgaaaaaaaatatattcaaatttcaaggcctactatgctctcaagcaatgtactgttgaaaattgatggttatGTAAAACATTTGCTATGCAATACAGAactttccaacttaaaaatgtgatatctcaagaaatattcaatttaccCTAAGgtgttgattgaatttaatgtaaaaaactctcagcaatcaaatgcaattgtcagttttcccgtaagtgctcgtccaaagggttaaaaatgcattttaaaacttaaagcgcaaaattttcatatctggcaacactttacgtaaattttgagtacgccattcgattctacgtcaaaaaatcatcaaatatgcatacccaaaagttcactttttgtaaacttttctcttagcaaaatgcattttataaatgaggtttttcaaaaatctcagaaaaagaggggggtgccacgggcgcgggggtggaccaaatgtcaccaaacttgggattctttgtttttggggcaaaaacaacccccatgccaaatatgagcagatttggtgaaggtcgatgttggacgcgtggtcacttgggatggaatgacccatatattatATATATGGCGTTAAACTGCAAAGATATCGGAAAGGAGCGGGTACAGCCAATTACCTATTTGGGATTGAATTGATCTTATGCTActatcaaaaatttgcaaaatatcaatgaatttatgaaaataaaaaaataaggggTCTAAGACAACAATACAAAGGCATTCGAAGCCATCGTaaacatcaaataaaaaaaaatacaatcgaACAAAAAATCCTCTTATTTACATCTTGTTACGATCGATCATTTACATGgatataaaatatttgtttacctCATAAAAAGTCCTACCCTTCCCGCGCGCGCGGTGTCATTCCCCATTCAAACATTATTATCAACAACTCGCCGTTGCCGCCAACCGCAGAATGATCCTTTTGAACTCACATTACCCTCCCTGGTTGAACTCCGTAACCCCCAAACGGCACGCCACACAGAAGTCAGTGTACCAGTTTTTGGTCCTTCAACCGGCACTGATTTCCATGCTTCATTCATGCGAGGAAGCACCCCCTCAAACCATGAATGGAATACATTAgcgttaaatgtttttttttctttctctagCTTTACTATTCTGTGTGCTATGATGTAGAACAAATCAATTTCCAGCGCCCCCCTTCCACCTGGTCGCGGGGGTTATGTTGCATGTTTTCTATGCTGCGCTCCTCCTGTAGGATATTTTTATGgctcgttaatttttttttcggggtgtTAGAAACCTTGTTCGGGATTTGTCTAGGTTTCGGAGTATTGATTCGGCTATTGGGAAAGCACAAGTCACAAGAAATATGCTTTCCAAGCTAGTCTGCAAAAGTGCATCATACTAGATAGATGGTAAGGTGCTTTCatggaaaagtgattttttttcacggaTCATACTTTTCGTTTCTTCAAGGAGCCTCGCACATATTTCCAGCGATATTTGGACGATTGCTTCGAGAAGATATGCGCAACGAAGCTGGTGAAGGAGGCGACCATCTTGAACAGATTTGGAGTTCCCGTGCGGAGTACGTTCAGCGAAGAGAGCATCAGTGTACAAAATTCGGGACTGTACGAGAGTTTGCTGGAAAAGGCGCGGGTTATCTTGCACAGGCTGGACCCGGATGACGAAGTGTTGATTGTTCGCGTGAAAACTATAAATAATGAGGCTGTCATCGCGACGGATCCGGAAAACCAGCTGGTCTTTGTCACCGTTCAGCAGCCGGAGTCATAGGAGCTATAGATATAGCGAAACACGTGTTACCATACCATGTAAATTAAAGCGTCaagtttaaaaacaagatttcAAAATACGCTCAATAAAGCCTTTTTTACCCATTCTCCGTCTTAATAGGGTAACCTTCAACAGAAATGAGAAAATAAAACAGCTTTAGTTATCGCCAATCAGCTACCACTTTTATTCTCCTTCGGCCactattttgatcaattttggcATGCACAAGGTCTTCTCTCTGGCAGCGGCGACTGATTCGGAGTAAGAAAATTGTTTTGGGTAATTGGTGCAATTTTGGACTGAAAACGTGTTCAAGTTTAGCCAAATTCGAAACTAATAGTATCAGCAAGCTGTCGCCAGCCAATTAAAACGATCACTATCTATTAACGAAATTTCAACGAATTTTGAAGGTAAACAAGTCATACTGAATAGTGCAGAGTATCCAATCAACGCTCGTTAAAAactaattgatgattctgactTGAATAAGATTATTGAAACTGTGACCCTTAATCACATGGCTAATGGATGGTTCTTGAGGCGCAAAGCTAATTCTGCGGAAACCTGTAAACCCAGATGGCTCATAAGTCAAGACTTGGTTAAGCGCGCGCGCCCGCGAATCTGCCGATCGTTGGACATTCTCTTTGCTGAGGCTTGCTGCTGCAACAAGCCAGCGAGCATTACGCGAACGCTATCAGGTTTGCATGTCACGCAGGCTGCTCAGGGCATTTCGGATTGTACCTATCTGTCGGCGCATAATTTGATTATCATTAGCCTGCCATCACGTTACACAACTATATAGCTTCTTTATTACCTAGGCGATTTATTGAATCAACTTACTATAAACAAAATGTTGCTAAAcacatttaatttgtttttcggCTTTCCCTCTAGTACACGTTGGAGGTGTACGTGTTTTCGTGAACAACGAGTGGTGCGCTGGTCGAGCTACCGCAACGACGGCAAGGTTTCTTGGTCGTGCCGATGGTGGTTCCACGGCTGCGTCCGCTTGACCGCTGCGAATATCCACTGCTTCCGGAGTTCCGGACAGAGAGTTCTCCTCCAAAACCGATCGTGCTGCTTACGATGCTATGTGGAGTCGTGCTGACGTAAGAAGAGCTCTTGGCAATCGGCGCAACCGTGCTGCTGGAGATTGAAGCAGAGTAATCGTTAGCACCAACGTTGATCACTCCCAGACCGCTTCCACCACTGGTGAATCCCGAGTAACCAGAGTTTCCGAGATCGACATAGCTTTCGTAGCCGCTAGATTGGGCCCCACTTCCGCTTGAGAAGCTGCTGTAGCTACTGCCGGAACTTCCCTGGTTGGACGAGTAGTCGTATCCAGTGCTGATTGGTGCGGTTTCAACAACCTTCACGCTGTGTCCGGTGGTGTAAGCGATCGGGGATGCGGTGCTGCTGACAAAGGAATAACTTCCAGAATCTCCACCGGAGTATCcggtgttgctgctgctgctgctgctggacgaGCTGGAGTAGGAAACAGGAGCGGACTCAACAATTTTTACAACGGGAGCTGCGGTAGAGTACACGACCGGAGCCGCGGTGCTGCTGACAAACGAGTAACTTGATCCAGAAGAAGCACCGGAGGAATAACTGCTGGAACCACTGCTGGACTTAGCTTCCCAGGAAGCTGGAGCAGCCGTAGACGAAACATATTTCACTTCTTTTTTAACTTGTTGCTTCTGGTTCTTGTACTTGATGAAGAATACTTCAGGCTTGTTCTGCTTCGCTGGTTCCGGTTTCTGCACAATCACTTCCTGACGGTGTTCCGGCTTCTGGTGCAGGACGTACACAATCGTTTTCTCTTCATTTTGTGGCTGAGGAGGCACGACAACCGACTTGGGCGATGGAGGGCTGGGAGCCTTGATGAAGATAATCTTGTAGtgcttctgcttgtgggcaactGGCTGGATAATTTGTGGTGGCTGGTACTCTTCCTTGTCCTCTGGCGGGACATGAACGTACACGTGCTTGAAAACTTCCTCGATATGATGTTGTGGCTTTACCCAAATGCTGGACTGTTCTTGCTGTTGGGAAGCAGAACTCCATGCGTTAGCGTTTGAACTCGACGAAACTCCCCACGAGCTAgactgttgctgttgttgttgctgctgcttgcTAGTGTCCCAGAGGTTCAACTGTTGAACCTTCTGTGGCGCTGGTTCGATCTTTTGCAACGATCCGAGCGATCCCCAAACAGTGCTCTGAGCTTGCTGTCCGGATGAACCCCACACGTTTTGGACTTGTTCTTTTTCGTAAGTAACATGGGTCTTCAGCGGTTGAAGAACCTGCACCTGTTGTTTCACTGGAGCAGTGTACACGTGCGAGGTGTGCTGAGTGTAGGTTGGCAGCTCTTTCTGGTACGTCACTTCCGGCAGCTGCGCCGGCTGTTCACAATCATCCTCAGGGATTGAAGGGAAATACAAGGTACTAGTCACTGCAGGAGGATCGTAATGGTATCCATCGGGCAAAGCGAGGGCCGTGCCCAAAACACACAACACTATAGCTAGTTTCATAGCTAGTACAGTCCTTCGAATCACTTCTGAAACTGTGCCGAACTACACCTCAAGCGAACACGTATCGTAATCGAGCTTAAACCGCGAGTAACAAGGAACACCcaaaatgctccagttttatAGACTTCAACTAGGAAGGACATCAACGACAACTATATTTCTGGTTCAACAGCCTCTTGGTGGTAAATTTTCGCTCCACTTGCACATGGTTACATAATCTGTGGCCAAAACCCGAAAATACAAGAGCCGCTCTTGTGTATTGGAACACTCTTGGTCCTGGCCCCTACTGCCCGCCCCACATGGGTGACAATGACACCCTCCTTTGAGACACACAGTGACCCTCAATTGAAAACCGGTAGAGCAAGTCTCACTTTTGGGCTCTACCCGGTCGCGCAGCAGCCGGTCCTACAGATTTTGGCCGCGTTGTTCAATTTTCATTACTTTCATTTCGCTATCACCATCCAAGAAGGCAAGGGTGCATGAGATCACCTAAACCGTAGCAGGCCAATCAGTCGATGAGGCGCTGAACGGGCGGGGGTTTGTTTGTGTTGAACGCAAACGCTCAAACCTACTGTGACTAAGTATTGTAATCTCCGAGAGGTCGTTTGGATACACTCGCTTACGAAAGAGAAAAAGTGACAACAACTAATCAATCAATGATCTCTCACTTGTTGAGGGGCTCTGCCAAACTTGAGAGGGACCGAAGGAGACCGGTTTGTTCCGAGCACACCACTTACCCACTGCTCTACTTTATGTACCACATGCATACACATGATGATGGATTTTTGGCGCGGAGAATGCGACAGGCATGACACAACCTGCTTTAATCCAGGTGTAATCGATCCCGAAGGCAGGGAGGGATGTCCTTCAGCCTGTTTTAGTCCAGTTGGAGCATCGTTTTTATGGTGGTAGTCACTTCAAGTCAgcatgtttttcttattttctggactttttttttgtaatttgagcaaaaaggaaaacaaaagcGAAAGGAGTAGTACTATGCATTAACGAAATCGGCTCTTCCAGAATAAGTTCGCCTTGAGACAACAGTGACGTAACCAGTGGCATTCCCGAGCAAAAGTAAAGGTTCTTATATAATCGAATACTTCCTTGAACTATTTACTTTGAATCTCCATTCAAGTAATTCGCCAAGGAATCCCATGGAACGAACTTGAAGCAGCGCAGCACTCTTCCGAGAGTAAACGGCTCCCAAACTGGTAGTgaatttgtgtacaaataactgATGAGACGGTCATTTTACTCTCAGATTAATTATAAAAACCCGATTtgatatcaccagaggtgaaatagagcctttcttacaaaataatgaagctccgacaaatatattggtgcaattaatttgtgaatcgaaaaataaaatgttcgtctccgacccacggctacaaatctgaaatttaaaaattgtgggttttacgagcggtttttcaatgatggaagacacacatttttaagagcggatacagacatcaagtatttcagaaaaagagctctcaaaaatcaggctgtgagttccgggtttcgggccaaaattcaatcgaaagagcgcaccAAAATCTTCacattagtaataggatttttttctgggacgattcCCCGCCGTGCACAAAAAGGTTAACCATAAAGTTTCCCATTCGAAAAAATCATCTCataatcggtattttttttttcgtaattatattgatattttgtatttttttttaacagtcacacaattgtttttaaattgagcaaatgtttaaattatgttttgataCTTGATATTTACTACTAATttcagttgcaaagtaaccgccgactatacaagtcgcattctcaacgctttttcaaaatgtgcaccgtagacaaaaacagtgtggttctggatttttgtcaactccaaaaccaaccaagcccaaagcttgtaaaaaaaacttctcgcagaccttcaaataaaccaagaaaacttgcgagcattgcaattatgcaatagaagaagaatagccgtgctgcagttcgccgactcagcaatggcctcgtccatcatcgacaaacctctggtatatcagggttgcaaaatcccgatttacctggacaacaacgctacggaagttcgtgtgcttgacctacccttaggcataagcaatgatgacgtagccaaagtgatgagtaaatacggcgaaattttgaccatcaccaacgatcgctggattaacttcttcccaggaatcccaaatggagttcggaccctgcggatgttgctgaaacagccaacgccgaaatcaatcactgtaaacaatgctgctgcaacagtgacgattataggcaaaaaatcgctttgcaaactcaaagcaaagaacaaaaaatgtgcggattcaagtaaaaaggtgaaccaaaaaagcactacacaaccgattgaacctgagccaagcagcagcagaaaaagcaacaacagtaaaccAGACCAAAATGCATTGCAAACAAGTGAAATTGCCGAAGAATctaacgatggattcgagaccgtgctttctaagcacactcgcAAATCCCGGAAGCGCTTACaagcatatttggacgcggattACGACTTAAcaacaaaacgaagagagatggctgaagaagaaacaacagatgaagaagatgaagatgccatacaagcaaaatattattgGAATAAGTGTTATGAGTTAACTGTTAAATCCTCGaaggaagaggacgaagataaaAGTGAAGAACTTGATAAGTTAAGATCCAAATTTgcccgtaaatatttgaaactaagacagaaatcgttagaaaacAGGCATGGTAACAAGTATTGAAATATAGCCAGACAAGTGATCTAAAACTTTGTAAACTTTCCTCTTctactatccaccttgaagagatgaatgcacaatggtgtaaaatctctataataaatcaaaaaaaaaaaactactaatTTAATAAAGGACTCAATTAGTCATGGTGCCGATGCTGCAAAGGCAATGAAATGTTATGTCAAAAGTCTCGCGATCGATTCcagatatttttgttaaaaaagtaaatctttccatgttcctgaggggaacacccgtgaagagtatcggggccggcatgaacaaagcggattcagtgacagtttattatccaacgtaatgttaacatgttaaggttaatgttaacattccataggttgtcttcctaaggtgtcttgataaggtccagtttgtgacgatacactaccttccctttactaagcaatcaaaTCCAGAGGgtaaaagatcaccagttgtgttggtccgagccgggatttgaacaccgatctaccgcttacgaggcggaagcgttaccactgggctacgtggctcggtcaggcGATATTTTTGTTGGATCGTGGACAACCCCCTGAAGACTTTTTCCTCTCGGATGAGTGCAGCCTTACTCTGATTGCACAAACCGAAAGATGTGGATGATGTCTAGCAAAATGAAAGTGCCATCCGGGATGTAACAGACGGACAGGGTCGCACAAATCTAGGTTATGATCATTTTCCACATTGTTGAGATACCTATTTCAGATAACTTGGCAAAACAATATGTATGCTAAACAACTCATAAGATTTTGATGCGATGGCAGACATCATGCGAGTGAGAATTTTTCTGCCATAATTAACAGCTGAACAAACTGGCGGTCGTCACCAAATCTCGTCACCGTGTCTGTTCTCGGGAAGGGGAATCGCCCTGCTTTTTTCGTTCGTCGTTCGTAAACTTGACATTTACGAACGATGCAAAACGGTTCTCATTTTCGTTGCATTAAATTGGGCGGAAACGGGGCCGGTAAATATGCTGTGAAATAGATTTTTGACAGCGCATAACACCTTGGGATGCTCGCACTCGGGCGGTGCACTGAACTGCAATTGGAGCAGTCCGTTTCAGGGTATAGAATGTGGTGGTCTTTTAACCTTTTGCGCGTTTATTTGTCTTAATGACCTGCGTATTGCAATATTGTCGGTAGTTTATGACGGAAAGTTTTGAGCGGATCGATTCGAACTCGATACAGTCTCTTGCGTGAATTGTTACGCAACGGCGCATGATGATGCGATCGTGGATTTTTGGGCTTTAATTTTCGCGCGCAAATCTTCTGCGTTCCCTTCGGTTTTTTGATAGAGGCGCCATCTGAgcgacaaaaaaatgtttaaaacgaTTTATTTACCTTTCGCCAACCAAGTCACGTTTGTTTAATTTCTGTACAGCTTAGCGGATTGTACTTGTTCGTACCCTTTTTTTCATGATTACTTTCATGAGCGAACTCGTGGTTTAAATCGCGGTCGACAAGTGGTCATTTTTAACTTCTTTTTTATGTAGTTGACAAATTATCTAAATAAGCAATACCCAGGTCGTCGCGACGTCTGGCAGCGCGGTGAGCGTAACGTGCAGAAAAGGGAAGGATAGAAAGACCTCCTGGGAATCTACAATCTACCCAAGGTAAAGTCGAGTAAAGTTGGCCCGTAATGAAAGGCAAGTATTGTTGCAGCATAACGATGGCCAACGAAAAGGTAAGTAGTGAACCTGAAAGAAAACGAGTTTGGTACCGTATATCAGGTGCAGATAACCTTGGAGCTGAGCGTGATTCCTTACTCACGTGCATGCTCAGCCTGCAAGAAagggtttgaaaaagtttattaaagtgttttaagtTATGCAAGATGTTCTGGAAAATAAGTATGACAAATTTGGATTGAGTAATGCTTatcaaatcaattatttttacagagttaaattaaatattatgcAATAAAGGCTGACTGTCGTCAACCACAATTTTTCGCCTTTCTCAAATTTCATTAACTAAACAGTAATTGACTGTAGGCTACAGGTGCCAGACTGATGACAAAAAACGAACGACTTCATTTCCCAAGCTCATTAACAGACAACCAGAGCGGCAGTAGCAGGTTGGATTAAGTGACATGGCTACCCGCCCGTTTGTAGATAGCGACCGCAAAATGACGGATGCTGTAGCTGCTCAtcgttaaaagaaaaaaaaagaggcgAGATTAAAATGTTTCCTTCGTTATGAAATTAAACACTCGGTGACATACTGTAATGTGCTTAATGAAGCGAAATATTTGGTTACTCAGCAAGACGTTAATGAAGAGGCCTTCGCTACCTGGTCGTTTTGTGTGATCTTGCATGAAATATGCAACCTAATTCCTCTGATAATTAcattctaaaacattgaaagttgacgttacaaaacaaatttttttttgatcatttcaTAGAAGGTTGAATTCCCTCAGGATTATAATAGAACCacagataaataaaaatagaagacaacgtttacaaattttctttgaaattattagTCAACAATCATTAGcactaggggaaagtggggcaagtgtaacaagctaaggaaatgcttgtTATAATCcattaaaaacgtgaaaaatctgtcggatttctttataatcatcttattccagggcttgactaagactttgatagaacaagttttaaaaatcctgtttttgatgtaaaaaaactgattttaatttttttgattttccgtacgttccacccaactagtggggcaagaggaacaatgcatgaaattacatgttaatttgctaacaattgaactgttatcacttagatacatcagattagaatgtatttgaaacgtttcattcatttttagattaaaaaataatattttactaaaagtttgatcgttttaacgaaaaaaaaattattacttagatgataattagtaaattttcataatatcactatattttgtatggcaattttttaacaattgtttatcagttgttaagtacttttatgtatgtATTTTATGTTgatgcagcaattcgtaattttttccatactaaaaattcatatggtacacttgccccacctgaacaagattttttaaaagctctcaacaaaaataaccaaaacttaaatcatactttataaaagGTGCAAgacattggtagggacactactaatctaggaaaaatagcattttgataaaatgagcctaaaaacgagccctaagccttattttgtactttccaaatattataagaaaacaaaggttttgaaaaaaactacaTTAAATATTATGTccagtggcgtttacgtcgctttggcggttatgtggtagtagaatctgctaattgcattgctagcaacaattcctcatactggaaataatcaaaattgtagaaattacggccttacgagcgattgctcctcttgccccatatggtcgtcttgccccactttcccctacctaCTTTCAGAGCAGTATCACGTGTTCACTCATTAGTTCTCAAAACGTCCTACacataaaaaatcatggtaatattacatctgggaaggggtacatcttttatgtcagacaaAATGTGTAAtcttacctctgaaaatgtgtaattttaccacaattAAATGTGTatgcaaaaatgaattaaaaataaagagattgtaaataaaaagcaaaaagtgaacagattttgtgtaaatttacatcttctTAAAACTTACAATAAGCAGATACATTCGAACTGACTTCCTAGCATGGAAGAATATAAAAAGAAAACTAGACAACAGATCAACTTTGATGTTGAATTAGCTTACAGCTCACACGCCATCAAGTGGGCACTCTAGATCTCCCAAAGTTTATTTCGTGGAACCATCCTGCTTCAAAGTGACGGAATGTACATCACAAACAcatactcacacacacacacactctctaTCGTATACGGCCAGACACACCTACATATTTCAAAATGACACTCTCCGCAGCCGGTTTATTAGAAATTGTGAGTAAACGCAGTCAGTGGCAGCCGGCAACGACCACAGCCAGTGTGTATTAATTTTAGTTCTGGTGGTTTGCTATAAATATTCTCTCGtgttaaaattcgtaaaatttattTCTCTTTCGCTTTGGCAAATGACGAACTATTCACACGTTCTCGTTGGTTATCTGCTTCTTCTCTTTGCCGCTCGTTCATTGGCCTTATAGACAAGTTTGGCAAATATCGTTTTATCAAGCTTCCATGAGAAGCAACGTAAAAGCTTTCCATGCTTTCAAGATTTAGTTAGATTAGCTAGAAAAAGTGACTAATATGTATAACCATAAACAATGCAAGAAATTTAGTTAACGATTTAGCTcatggagcgtttggtacggtatgtccacgcatccttccctTCCTCTAAATTTCGTGAGATGTGATACGTTCTCAGAATCccctctgcggtaaacacaacgcagtaggg
Coding sequences:
- the LOC120432340 gene encoding homeotic protein female sterile-like encodes the protein MKLAIVLCVLGTALALPDGYHYDPPAVTSTLYFPSIPEDDCEQPAQLPEVTYQKELPTYTQHTSHVYTAPVKQQVQVLQPLKTHVTYEKEQVQNVWGSSGQQAQSTVWGSLGSLQKIEPAPQKVQQLNLWDTSKQQQQQQQQSSSWGVSSSSNANAWSSASQQQEQSSIWVKPQHHIEEVFKHVYVHVPPEDKEEYQPPQIIQPVAHKQKHYKIIFIKAPSPPSPKSVVVPPQPQNEEKTIVYVLHQKPEHRQEVIVQKPEPAKQNKPEVFFIKYKNQKQQVKKEVKYVSSTAAPASWEAKSSSGSSSYSSGASSGSSYSFVSSTAAPVVYSTAAPVVKIVESAPVSYSSSSSSSSSSNTGYSGGDSGSYSFVSSTASPIAYTTGHSVKVVETAPISTGYDYSSNQGSSGSSYSSFSSGSGAQSSGYESYVDLGNSGYSGFTSGGSGLGVINVGANDYSASISSSTVAPIAKSSSYVSTTPHSIVSSTIGFGGELSVRNSGSSGYSQRSSGRSRGTTIGTTKKPCRRCGSSTSAPLVVHENTYTSNVY